The genomic segment AGGGCGAAGAAGAGCGCGAAGCTCCCCTCTCTGGACGACGATGAGGTCGAGCAGATCCCGGTCGAGTCCGAAAAGACCGACGAGATCAATCTGAACGAAGCCGACCCCGACGGAGTTCCGATCAGCAACGACGACGACTAGCCGAGAATTCTCTCCGCGATTCGGGGTCGGAAAATCCGGGTTAGAGCGCCGTCACACGGCGCAGGATGCGGCCGAACTGGGTGTGCAGGCCACGCTTGCGAATCGACTTCTCGCGCTGGATCTCTTTGAGCGTCGCCTGTTCTTCCATCGCGCGCCCGCGCTGTTGGCGCCAGGCGGTGTTGCGCTGCTGGAACTTCGCAAAGCCCTCGGCCTTGCCTCCCACATCGCTGGCCCCGTAGCGTTCGACCAGTCCCGTACCCTCCGGCACGTCTTCCACCTGGGACTTCGCGTAACCGAGTTGTGCCTCGTACGCCTGTTGCAGAGCTTCCAGGTCGGTATCGCTGATGGTCGCGTACCTGCGCTCTTTCAGATCCTGGTCGAGCGGCTCGTTGCGGACGTAGTTCAAGCCTCCCAGCATGGGAACGACCATGATCAGTACCACCAGGACACGAACAATCATGCGGGGTCTATCGGCTGACGGCGGAAGGTGGTTGAGCCGTCGTCTGTGTCCGCAACTGTCCCTTGCCGTAGAGCAGTTCGTAGATCCGGTAGGAGCGCAGTACGCGACGCAGATAGCGCCGGGTTTCGCCGTAGGGCACCGATTCCACGAAGGCATCGTTGGCCTGTCTTCCGTCGCGCGCGAGCCAGGCCGACACGATCTCGGGACCCGCGTTGTACGAGGCGATTGCGTGGGCGTGCGATCCCTTGAACTGAGTGACCAGAGACTTCAGATAGTAGGTACCGAAGCGGATGCTCGTCTTTGGCTCGAGTAGCCGCTCGGGCTCCCAGCCCGGCACTCCGAGGCGCGAAGCAATCCGGATGCCCGTGGGCGGGATGATCTGCATGAGCCCGAGCGCTCCGGCCGATGAAGAGACGCGAGGGCGATAGGTGCTCTCCTCGCGCATGATCGCGTAGACCAGCCAGGTGTCGAAATCGAACTCGGCAATCGCGGAGCGCACCGGGTCGGCGAAGGGCCGCGGCCAGGCCATCTGCCAGGCGTCGCGCCACTCCGGATCGATGCCCTGCGCCAGCGTTCCGCCAAAGCCGTTGATGATCATGCGCACGGCATCGGAGTGATTGCCCATGCCGTGCATCAGGCGCGCGGCGCTGATGCGCTCTTCGCGCGTCAGCTTGGAACCCGAACGCCAGCTGTAGAGTTCGAGTGCGCCCAGTTCTTCGAAACCGGCTTCGAGCAGCAGACGCGCGCGCCGCGCATGGCGGTTTTCGCTGTTGTTCTTGGAACTGCTGACAAAGGATTCGCCCACGCTCGGCGGCTCGCCCAGCCGGTCGGCCGCCATGATTCCGTAGTAGGACAGCGGGAGTTTCGCAGCCAGATTGCGCAAACCGGCTTCGCCCTGCTCTTTTTGCTCAGCGCCGATCTGCGCAACCGCGTGCCAGTATAGACCGCGTTGGACCTCGATATCCCAGATGGAACCGCGCGACAATCGCGCGAGTCTGGGCAGCGCCGACTTGTGCCGGTTGTGTTTGAGATCCTCCCAGGTCAAGCGCCAGCCGGCCAGGTTCGCGAGACCGGGTGCGGACTTCTGTTTTTCGACCCGCTTCATCAATTGGACGAAACGACTCGGATTGCGGGTGCGCTGCACGATTCCGGCCAGGTAGTTGGCTCGCGCGCGCACCGGCCCGGTGCTCTTTTTCGCAATCTTCTCGAACTCTCGAACCGCTTTGTCGTTCTTGCCGCCACGCGCATACGAACGCGCCACGCGGATCGCCGCGTCGAAATCCTTGGGATCCCTTTTGGCCAGCGCGCGATAGGCATCGGCCGCTTCGCCGTAGCGCCGTCGCGAGAAAAGACAGTGGGCTCGCCCGCGCTCGACGTCTTCTCGCGCCTCCTTCTCGAGGTCGTCGCGATTCAGCAGGTTCTCGTAGCTCTCGAGCGCCTGTTTACAGCGATGGCTTTCGCGCAGTCGATCCGCGCGCTCGAGCAGGGGCTGAATCGAGGGTGGCTCCGCACCGATGGCAGCGGTCAGCTCGGCGGCGCGCTCGTAGGCGTCGGGACTCACATCCGACAGCGTCCAATCGCTCCAGATCTGCCGGTACAGATGCAGAGCCAGGCCGGGCCTGGCGCGGGTCTCGAACGAACGCGCCAGATTCATGGCCAGGGAGGCCGCCTTTTCCGAATTGCGAGTCGCATCCCAGGCGGCGCGCTGCGCCTTGTACGCGTCGAGCACTTCGTCGCGGCCCAGGTAGATTCGCGCCATCTCCGCGTGCAGGATCGATGCGACCTCTGATGCGGGTTCCAGTTCGAGCCCGGCACGGGCGGCGCGGATCGCGGCGTCGAGTTGGCCGCGTTCGCGCAGAATCTGTGCGCGGATCAGCGCGAGGTGGTCATCTAGATCGAGCGCGGGCAAGGCATCGAGGCGCGACAGCGCC from the bacterium genome contains:
- a CDS encoding transglycosylase SLT domain-containing protein; translated protein: MNRSGERRNGGGVLSSALAILLVLPLASPAETPPQELPEVPTLAQVRADWDAGRLDQALSRLDALPALDLDDHLALIRAQILRERGQLDAAIRAARAGLELEPASEVASILHAEMARIYLGRDEVLDAYKAQRAAWDATRNSEKAASLAMNLARSFETRARPGLALHLYRQIWSDWTLSDVSPDAYERAAELTAAIGAEPPSIQPLLERADRLRESHRCKQALESYENLLNRDDLEKEAREDVERGRAHCLFSRRRYGEAADAYRALAKRDPKDFDAAIRVARSYARGGKNDKAVREFEKIAKKSTGPVRARANYLAGIVQRTRNPSRFVQLMKRVEKQKSAPGLANLAGWRLTWEDLKHNRHKSALPRLARLSRGSIWDIEVQRGLYWHAVAQIGAEQKEQGEAGLRNLAAKLPLSYYGIMAADRLGEPPSVGESFVSSSKNNSENRHARRARLLLEAGFEELGALELYSWRSGSKLTREERISAARLMHGMGNHSDAVRMIINGFGGTLAQGIDPEWRDAWQMAWPRPFADPVRSAIAEFDFDTWLVYAIMREESTYRPRVSSSAGALGLMQIIPPTGIRIASRLGVPGWEPERLLEPKTSIRFGTYYLKSLVTQFKGSHAHAIASYNAGPEIVSAWLARDGRQANDAFVESVPYGETRRYLRRVLRSYRIYELLYGKGQLRTQTTAQPPSAVSR